In Sulfurovum xiamenensis, one DNA window encodes the following:
- a CDS encoding 4-hydroxy-3-methylbut-2-enyl diphosphate reductase produces the protein MKIQLASSYGFCFGVKRAIEIAEAHRGSVTYGPLIHNKDEINRLKEGFNIGLAERLEDIETNDAVVIRTHGIPKNELAVLKSQDHKVIDATCPYVTTPQNIVQKMSVEGYSIVIFGDKDHPEIKGVVSYAEDPEDAFIVLEPEELESLPLKGKVAVVSQTTKKPEDFAKIVTALLETRKEVRVFNTICTATFENQDAAAELAKKADVMIVIGGKHSSNTKQLHSICERHCKDSYLIENEQELEASWFDGKELCGISAGASTPDWIVQNVINKIQEMKKVDEVI, from the coding sequence ATGAAAATACAGTTAGCTTCTAGTTACGGTTTTTGTTTTGGTGTGAAAAGAGCTATCGAGATAGCTGAAGCACATAGAGGATCTGTGACGTACGGGCCTCTGATCCATAACAAAGATGAGATCAATAGACTCAAAGAAGGGTTTAACATCGGTCTTGCTGAACGTCTTGAAGATATCGAAACGAATGATGCTGTGGTGATCCGTACACATGGTATCCCAAAAAACGAATTGGCTGTGTTAAAAAGTCAAGACCATAAAGTGATAGATGCAACATGCCCTTATGTAACCACCCCGCAAAATATTGTACAAAAGATGAGTGTAGAGGGGTATAGCATCGTGATCTTTGGTGATAAGGATCATCCGGAGATCAAAGGTGTAGTGAGTTATGCCGAAGATCCGGAAGATGCGTTTATCGTACTAGAACCTGAAGAGTTGGAATCACTTCCTTTGAAAGGGAAGGTTGCCGTGGTTTCTCAAACCACAAAAAAACCTGAAGATTTCGCAAAGATCGTGACAGCCTTGCTGGAAACACGTAAAGAGGTAAGGGTCTTTAATACGATCTGTACTGCAACATTTGAAAACCAGGACGCAGCAGCGGAACTGGCTAAAAAAGCTGATGTGATGATCGTCATTGGAGGCAAACACTCTTCCAATACCAAACAGCTGCATAGTATCTGTGAGCGTCACTGTAAAGACAGCTACCTCATAGAGAATGAACAAGAGCTTGAAGCTAGTTGGTTTGATGGGAAGGAACTTTGTGGTATCTCTGCCGGTGCTTCTACACCTGACTGGATCGTACAAAATGTGATCAACAAGATACAAGAGATGAAAAAGGTAGATGAGGTTATATGA
- the pheT gene encoding phenylalanine--tRNA ligase subunit beta → MIVTRSWLNEFIDLSGVSNEKLYETFNSIGLEVDSLTQIEIAEKVVIGKILSCEKHPDADKLNVCKIDVGSGTRQIVCGAANVVDAEYVAVATIGAVLPGDFAIKHAKLRGVESEGMVCASSELGLPDTGKGIMILDDSIGELEVGKELRTYEKIADTIIELELTANRGDCLSIYGVARDLSTALDIDLKPFEYKQEEKIKLGIAREAELHHSGEMDADLHYKLATIEQISNSFIVQLRLAMIGVEAEGKLASMLAYATHTTGVVLRAYNSKIFRNDENKISVHTVAKAKGIIEIIGNEKVLSVVGVQQEEACTANDNTKELLIEASYINPDTLVEAVATTSLKTDELYYKTSRGSNPDLQFGLSFLASMMDNYTDISCYEGSLIVSAEKEHETVIVDANEISAIIGMDLEMGRIVSILQKLGFEINSMGHDLVAAVVPHFRHDIKHLQDIAEEIVRIVGINNIEAKPFVFAEQPRLNATSDRYKTKKAFKNRAVGVSFYENVSYVFSQRALLEKYGFATVDEALELANPIAEELNTLRSTILVNLLNAVKRNVSYSKKSIPLFEIGAVFGSKREQKEVISFVFSGQVEGENVRNAGKPQMIDFASFTQKVGAVVGAFELVPCTYENGLIHPYQSANIIVDGKVCGFISKLHPTVQESFDIPVTFIAELDFDVLLPTHINATPVSKFQGVYKDLSVVIDKSLNYYEVAQVLNALELPMLKDSYPVDIYEDEKLGDKKSLTVRFFIQSMDRTLEDSDIEAVMGQVMTALETECKAELR, encoded by the coding sequence ATGATAGTAACAAGAAGTTGGTTAAATGAATTTATAGACCTTAGCGGTGTCTCTAATGAAAAGCTTTATGAAACGTTTAACTCTATAGGACTTGAAGTAGACAGTCTTACACAAATAGAGATCGCGGAAAAAGTGGTCATAGGAAAGATCCTTTCTTGTGAAAAACATCCCGATGCAGATAAACTGAATGTATGTAAAATAGATGTGGGAAGCGGTACAAGACAGATCGTCTGTGGTGCTGCTAATGTGGTGGATGCAGAGTATGTGGCAGTAGCGACCATAGGTGCTGTACTTCCTGGTGACTTTGCTATCAAACATGCGAAACTCCGTGGTGTTGAGAGTGAAGGAATGGTGTGTGCCTCTTCTGAACTTGGACTACCTGATACAGGTAAAGGGATCATGATACTCGATGACAGTATCGGTGAACTTGAAGTGGGTAAAGAGTTACGTACTTATGAGAAGATCGCAGACACGATCATCGAGCTTGAACTTACAGCCAACAGAGGTGACTGTCTGAGCATTTATGGTGTGGCAAGAGACTTGAGTACGGCACTCGACATTGATCTGAAACCTTTTGAGTATAAACAAGAAGAGAAGATAAAACTCGGTATCGCCAGAGAAGCAGAGCTTCACCATTCAGGTGAAATGGATGCAGACCTGCATTATAAACTTGCTACGATAGAACAGATATCAAATAGTTTTATTGTACAGTTGCGTTTAGCCATGATAGGGGTAGAAGCCGAAGGAAAACTTGCAAGTATGCTGGCATATGCAACACATACCACAGGTGTAGTGCTACGTGCATATAACAGTAAAATATTCCGTAATGATGAAAATAAGATCTCTGTGCATACAGTAGCAAAAGCAAAAGGTATTATAGAGATCATCGGAAATGAGAAAGTGCTTTCCGTTGTGGGTGTGCAGCAGGAAGAAGCGTGTACAGCCAATGATAATACAAAAGAGCTTTTGATAGAAGCAAGCTACATCAACCCTGATACTTTGGTTGAGGCAGTTGCAACTACTTCTTTGAAAACGGATGAACTCTATTACAAGACATCCAGAGGTTCCAACCCTGATCTTCAATTCGGGCTATCGTTCCTTGCCTCTATGATGGACAATTATACAGATATCTCCTGTTATGAAGGTTCATTGATCGTAAGTGCGGAAAAAGAACATGAAACCGTGATTGTTGATGCAAACGAGATCTCCGCTATCATCGGTATGGATCTTGAAATGGGAAGGATCGTATCGATACTTCAAAAACTTGGATTTGAGATCAATTCTATGGGGCATGACCTGGTTGCTGCAGTGGTACCTCATTTTAGACATGATATTAAACATTTACAGGATATTGCAGAAGAGATTGTACGTATCGTAGGTATCAATAACATAGAAGCCAAACCTTTTGTATTTGCTGAACAACCGCGTCTTAATGCGACAAGTGATAGATATAAGACAAAAAAAGCGTTTAAGAACCGTGCAGTGGGTGTCTCCTTCTATGAGAATGTCTCGTATGTATTTTCTCAAAGAGCGCTTTTGGAAAAATATGGTTTTGCGACGGTAGATGAAGCACTGGAACTCGCAAACCCTATCGCAGAAGAGCTCAATACATTGAGATCTACAATATTGGTCAATTTGCTTAATGCAGTGAAGCGCAATGTAAGTTACAGTAAAAAATCGATCCCTCTGTTTGAAATAGGTGCAGTGTTTGGAAGTAAAAGAGAACAAAAAGAGGTGATTTCTTTTGTCTTCTCGGGACAGGTTGAAGGTGAGAATGTAAGAAATGCCGGTAAACCGCAGATGATCGACTTTGCTTCTTTTACACAAAAAGTAGGTGCAGTGGTCGGTGCGTTTGAACTGGTACCTTGTACGTATGAAAATGGGCTGATCCACCCGTATCAGTCTGCCAATATCATTGTAGACGGTAAAGTGTGCGGATTCATTTCAAAGCTGCATCCGACAGTACAGGAAAGCTTTGATATCCCTGTGACATTCATCGCAGAACTTGATTTTGATGTGTTGTTACCGACACATATCAATGCGACACCTGTCTCTAAGTTCCAAGGCGTTTATAAAGACCTCTCTGTAGTGATCGATAAATCTTTGAACTACTATGAAGTGGCTCAAGTACTGAATGCACTGGAACTTCCAATGCTTAAAGATAGCTATCCTGTAGATATCTATGAAGATGAGAAGTTGGGTGATAAGAAAAGTCTTACAGTACGTTTCTTCATCCAATCTATGGACAGAACACTTGAAGATAGTGATATAGAAGCAGTGATGGGTCAGGTCATGACTGCACTTGAGACAGAATGTAAAGCGGAATTGAGATAA